In Sphingobacterium sp. SYP-B4668, the sequence GGCTTGACCCCTTGAATCCGTAGTTCTCCGCCTAATTCCACAACAAAACTCTTAATCCCTCTATCCATGAGATATGCGGCAAGAACATCAACAGAGTACCCTTGGGCAATACCATTAAGGTCGATCGTGACGCGAGGATTGGACTTGATAAGACGTCTACCTTTCACTTTCAATTGATGCATTCCAACATCCTTTAATGCATTTTGAATCTGTATGGAATCTGGTAAAGAGGATATACGCTTGGGTCCAAAGCCCCACAATTGGACCAAAGGTGCGACCGTAATATCAAACTGACCTTTGGATAGCTTATGATATTTAAAAGATGCAGCAATCACATTCTTCATATGTACATCCATATCCACTTCTTGGACATCAGATTGATTGAACCTAGAAATAAGTGATTGATTATTATAGATAGACATAGACAAATCAATGTCATTCAATATACTGTCTATCGCAGACTTTTCCATCTGCTTGTCGGAATAATATACGATATGATAGGTAGTACCTTGTGCTCTTCCGTCGATAACTCTCCTTTCAGGACTCACTTTATTTGGCTGTTGGGCACATAACGCCGAACAGCCAATAAAGCAAAAGAATAGAGTTATCCATGAAAATCTCATGAAGACAACTTAGATATAAAGGTTGGTATTCTGCCCTGGAATGGCTTCAGGATATAGGCCGTCTGCATTAGGCAGAATTTTAGGCTTTGCATCCCAAGCGTATGTAGCGGGTTGAAGATCGACAGTGGATTCCAATGCCGCATCCCATTTGATTACTTTGCCCGTGTAACATGCTATACGGCCAATTATACCCGTTAATGTACTATAGGCACCGTACTCAGCATTGTCAAACTTGTATTCTCCTTTAGAGATTGCTTCAAATAGTTCTTTATGTTCTTGTTGATAAGGATTAGGATTTCCTTTAGCATCATGACGATAGATTTCCTTACCATTGGCATCCCAAATGACACCTTGCCCACCAGCTGAAAGATATGTCCTTCCTTTGGTAGCCTGAAATGTCTCGTCCACTCTATTCGCAATACCCTCGAAATGACGACATTGACTATATACAACTGAACCGTCTCCATAAGTCAATTCAACAGCAAAATTATCATAAATCTCACCATAATCTTTTCCTTTGCGATAAGCTTGGCTTCCTGTCCCTTGGATAGATACAGGATATGCACCTTTCACCCAATTTGCAATATCAATGTTGTGCACATGTTGCTCCACGATATGATCACCACACAACCAATTGAAATAATACCAGTTACGCATTTGATATTCCATTTCTGTCATCTCTGGCTTACGTGGTCTCACCCATACACCACCACTATTCCAATAAACCTGTCCAGAAACCACATCACCGATTGCACCATCCTGGATGCGTTTGATTACCTCTCTATAATTCGTCTGGTATCTCCGTTGTAAACCAACTACAACATTCAATTTTTTACGTTTTGCTTCAGCAGCAGCTGCTAACACTCTGCGGATTCCGGGGATATCGGTAGCAACAGGCTTTTCCATAAACACATGTTTACCCTGTTTTACCGCCTCTTCAAAATGTATCGGACGAAATCCTGGAGGCGTGGTCAAAATAACGACGTCAGCATCCTTAATAGCAGATTTGTATCCATCAAATCCAACATATTTGCGACTCTCTGGAATGTCGATCTTATCTTGGAACTTCTCTTTTAAAGTATTATATGTGGAATCCAAATTGTCTTTAAAAGCATCTGCCATTGCTACCAATTTTATATTTTGCCCGGAAGCAAAAGCATCGAAAGCAGCTCCAGTACCACGACCGCCACAGCCAATCAAGGCAACTTTGATAATATCGCTGCCTGCTGCAAAGACATCAGAAATAGGCATAGACCCCAAGGCTGCAGTACCTGCTATCGCAGCACTGGCCTTTAAAAAATCCCTACGTTGAAAATTGTTATTCATTTTATACAAAAAGTTTATTTGGTTGAGTTTTAAAAATCTTTAATTGGGGCTTTATCATAATAAGCCATAATCTCAGCATGAGAAGGAACTGTCTGCGGCCTTACAAGACGTAAACCTACAAAAGGAGCTTCAGGAAACCACCAATTGGATTTCGGAATTTGAGGATCGAGTTGCTTCCAACTTGGATCGGAGGCCATACGAGAAGCCGATCTTAAATCCTTAGCTTCACTATCGAAGGCACCTCCGCGTACACTATGTGGGTAGAGTTTTGTAGGGATATTTACTGGATTGTCCGCTTTCTTTCCCGCAAATTGCTTATAAAATTGAGCATCATACTGATCGTATGTCCACTCGGCAACATTCCCCAACATATCATAGAGTCCCCATTTATTAGGCTTTTTAAGCCCTACCTTTTGCGTTTGTTCGTTGCTATTGGCCTTATACCATGCATATTGATCCAATTGGGCGGCATCATTTCCAAAGTAATAATCATCAGTACTACCTGCACGACTGGCGTACTCCCATTCGGCTTCAGTAGGCAATCTAAAGAAAACTCCGGTCCTGACGTAAAGCCATTTACAGAATTGAATGGCATTGTAATGGGTCATGGCCAAAGCAGGGTGCCCTTCCTTGCCCATTCCGAACGTCATATCTAAATATGGCTTAGTAGGTCGCGTCACTGCATCGACCTCTGCACTCACCTTACCATCATTGGAATTACTTATTTCGTAGTCTTTATAGACGAAAGGTTCATAGAGATCCCAGGTTACTTCAAATGTACTCATCCAAAAAGGATTAATCTTCACCTCATGTACAGGCATCTCGTCCTCCTTCCCGTTGGCACTGCCTTGTTTAAAGGTCCCTCCTGGAATCGCTTCCATTGTAAAATTCAACTTAGTTCCCTTTACATCTTGGGTGTATTTTTCAAATTTAGTTTGTGCACTCCCGTAGGACGCACACATTAAAAGTCCTAATGATAACAATATTCGCATATGACTACAAAGAAATAACTAGACAGATTCTAGGCTTAAATTAATTTGGAAAAACCTCAAAACTTACTTTTTCCGAAGAATAAAGTTACACTAATTGTACTTATTACACACACACAGGCCATAACAAATCTGTTACAGACTTTTGGAGCATTAAAAATCAAATAAATACTGTAGGATATAGAACCAAACAGTAGATGTCAATAGACCAATTATTATACTGACACCTATGGTTAGATTGGCAATTTTACTGTCCAACTTGAATTGATCAATAAGTATACTTGTCGAAACCAAGCAAGGCATAGACATTTCGAAAATACTGACGACACCGTAAGCATTCTCTCCTTTCATAAAAAAAACGAAACCTAAGACCAATACGGGTGCGATCAAAAGTTTATATAACAGCGATAGGGAAATACTTTGGATCTCTTCCTTCCACCCTTTGAATGTTAACTGTAATCCAACCGAGAATAAGGCTAGTGGAGAAACGGTAGCAGCAAGCTTATCAAACAAAGGGTCTAAAGGCTTCATATCAATGAAATGCGGTAATGACAAAGCACAAACGCATCCGATAAAGGGTGGAAAAGTAAGCAAGCGTCTCCCTGCCTCACGTACTCGCACAGCTAATGACGAATTTCGACCTTCCCGCCCAGCGATGTAGACGCCTAAGGTTGACAATAAAAAAAAGGTGGCCTGATCACAAATAATAGCGATAGCAAGATACTGCTCACCAAAGAAACTGGCGACCAATGGAAACCCTACGAAAGAGGTATTACTAAACCCAGAGACTAGTATCAACGTAAGCTTGGTCTTAGTCGTGTATTGTTTAAAAAAACCTACTACACGAAAGCAAATGATACTACCTAACAATACGATAAAAGGGCTAAATACTGGGAACACCATATCTTGCCCCCAAGAGATGTGGGGTAAATATTTAAAAGATACTGCGGGCAGAGCGAGATAGAGTACCCACGTGTTGATTCCTTTGTGCGCCTCCTGATGGATGAGCTTGGTCTGCCTTAAAGCATACCCGGCTCCCATACAGATGATTATCAAAACAAAATTTACCAAAATAACTTTAGCTTTTATTTGCAAAGGTAATTTTCTTTGTGATTACCTGCTAATCTCTCTTACATTTAACCAAGGGATGAAATGGCGGCTTAATATTTCGTCAATCAAAAGTCTATTTCAGATAAAATACATATTTTTGCACGACAACAACATTGGGCGCTTACTTTTATAATTTACTAGGAGATTGAAAAATATTTTTACACTTTTTATTTTGTACACCATTAGCACTTTTGCTATGGCGCAAGAGATCCAATACGCTGGATCTACCGATAGTGTATCTGTCCGTAAGGTGAGAAACCCGATAGTAATAGAGATTGAAGCCGAAAACGGTGGAATATTAGCAGAAAAGGATATTAGAAATACGACTTTCGAGGATGCCTACTACAGTGGCTTCAATCTGAGGGTGGGCTGGCAGACCCAAAAGTCCAAAGATGTTTATCATCAATTATACAATTACCCCATATACGGCATCGGAGCCTACACCAGTACATTTAAAACCAATGTATTAGGAAGTCCATATGCGATATATGGATTTATCCTCGTGCCAATACACCCAAAGGAAAATAGGCGTTGGTCTTATGAGTATCGAATTGCACTAGGACTATCTGGAAATTTCAAACCTTATGATGAGGAGAAAAATCCACTTAATCTAGTAATTGGCTCTAAAAACAATGTTTTTATAGATTTGGGATTTCGAGCAAAGTATAAATTGCACGAAAAATTCGATGTGGGTATCGGAGCGGCATTTCATCACTTTTCCAATGGTGCACTGAGATTACCAAATAAGGGTGTAAACTTACTCCCTATTACCGCATCTCTTTCCTATACTCCCAATCCCAAAAATGTAGATTTTTCGAGAGTCGAAGTCCCTCCGTTCGAAAGTAGCTTTTTATACCATATAAATATTGCTGGTGGTGTAAAACAAGTGGACAAAGAAAGTGATAAACGTTATTACAAATCCACATTAGGCGCATATATGAGCAGGCATGTGTCCTATAAATGGCGTATAGGAGCTGGCTTTGACCTATTTTATTCGGCATCGGGTAATGCTGTGGAAATTGCGGGTGATGAAAAAGGTAAACTGGGTTCGGTACTTTCAGGTGGTCCCGCATTTTATCTTGCCCATGTCCTGAACGAAAGACTGGTATTGAACGGCAATGTGGGCTACTATCTGCATAGAAATGCATTCAACGGCGAGATAAAAAAAGTGTACTTGAGAGCGGGAGCACGTTATTATGTTTATAAAAACCTAAATATGGGCGTGTCGATTAAAGCGCATATGGGAAAGGCTGACTACATCGAGTGGACAACAGGTTACACCTTTGGTAGAAAAACAAAATAAAAATCTATTCAATACTACACAGTATGTTCACTTTACTGCAAAAAAGTCCGTGATTCGACATCTATTTGAATCCATACTTTCTTGCAGCACAAGTAGATTTTATTGTAATCAAAGAATGACAGTGTAGCGTCCCGCTTAGAACAACAGCTTACGACTTACTTCTTTATCAATGGTAATGTAACCTGGATAATAAAAAGTTTGTCCAGCAATCGTTATAGCAGGTTTAATCTTTAAGGTCAACACACCCTTTGAATCTTGATTCCTAGATAGTGATTGGATAAAATCTTGAATTCCCGCGCCTTTCATGGATTCGTACAAATTTGTTCGAATTTTAATCGGCACTATAGCCGACTCATTTGGAGCTATATCTAATTTTTGAATTACCTCTCCTTCTGCCAAATCTGTATTTTGAAATGCAATCTTATATTGAAACTTATTAATGGCAGCTTTCTTCCCTGTTGGATTCGTAACCTTTAAACGGACGTTGGCATCCATAGGCACATCTTTTCTAAGCATCGCGATCGCTAATCCAGGAAGTGCGGATAAATCCACCTCTCCATCCTTAAATACTTGCTTGAAATTAGCTCCTGCCAATCTCAAACTATCAATCGACTCCAATTCATACTTACATTTACTCAGATTTTCGATTTCCCTTTTTTGACGATTCACGCCGCAACCCACCGTCAACAATACGAGTAGGCAAATTACCAAACCTTTAATTCTATTCATCATTTCTTATTTTTCCCAAAATTATAACTCACGCCAAGGGTAAATACAGCATTTCCTGCTTTCAAATATTCATTGCTCACCACACCGATATTAAAGCCGGTGGTATATTGAAGCTGCCAATTTTTATTTAAAGCCAAACGTGTAAAGAAAACTGGCTCAACAAAGATATTATCTTCTTGGGGAGCAGCAACATTATCTATTGAAAAATCTTTCATCGCAATCCTACTTAGACGAATGGCAGTACCGTAATTCAATTCTCTTCTAGCACCAAAGAGGTTGATTTTATCTTTTTTTATAGAGGAGTAATTGACCTGTACAAACATTTTTTCGAAATCCATATCCCTCACTTCAACGGGTATCATTCCTGAAGTTGAGGAACGTAAATCGGTCTCCAAGGTATTACCTATACCATATCCCGCATATACCTCAAAAACCTGCCGCTTTGATTTACCCAAAGGAGTAAAATATCCTATCCCACCTTCATAAAGGTATTGCTTAAACTCTTCATTCTGTCTTTTGTTGTTGACATAGGATCCATTTGCAATAAAACCGATGTGCTTAGTAATAGCAACACCTGCATTTCCACTGATATTACCTTTAAGATTGATATGTCCCGACAAATAGCCTTCTCCTTGCTTTGTAAACATCGGCGTTGCGGGGACATTGGGCATATACATAGACGAGCAACTCTCTAGGGAAAAGGCAATTAGGACTAAAAAAAAACTGGTAAAAATGTATCTATCCATACAGAAGATATTATTGTATAACTAACGACTGCTATATGTATAAATATTGTACCAAACATTCCTTAAAGCCCGTCAAAATTTTTCCGATAATATTTTCATGCCTCTTTTGGTTATACTTTCATTATGTTTTTTGGAGGTATTATGTACCGCTATCGCTCCAAATCGTGGCAGATGGCACAGAATGCGCAAAGAACGAAGAATAAACATCACACCTGGCTTAAGAATCGCTCACAATACAAATTTAAAGCGAGTTGTAATAGTCAAAAACAGAGTGAGATCAAAAGTATTTATTTGGATTAAAAAGAACTGGATGTAGATGAAGCATCGGTAATGAACTGAAATACCATTTACGCCTATGAGGTGAGGCATTAGTAGGCCGTCACTTAAATAGTACTGTGCTTTTACAAAAAATGCTATTTCCCACAATGATTTCAGATAAAGGTATTGGTAGCCTAGAAGATATGCTTAAAAAAAGGTTCGATCATAAAATGACCGAACCTTCGGGAGCCTCCTATCGGAATCGAACCAATGACCTACTGATTACAAGTCAGTTGCTCTACCAGCTGAGCTAAGGAGGCTTTTCAAACAAGTATATCCTTGTTTTTTGGTGAGGCAAATATCGCTATCAAAATTGTGTTTTGCAAAAACATCAACTATTTTCTCCTCGTACTAGGAGCAAATATCTGAAAACCAACGAGATTAATTTGGACATAATTTCAGGTCGATTGAGATTAAACTGTAATTATGTCTTTATTTTTTAATTATTAGCGACATTTTTTCCGAAAAAAACTCAAAAACCGCAAAGGCATAATGATTGTTGTCTTTATAGAAAAATCAATTAGAACATGAACTTTAATAACTATACAATCAAAGCACAGGAAGCCATACAAAAGGCTTCTGAAATCGCTTCTGGTAATCAACAGCAAGCGATTGAGCCGACCCATATCCTTAAAGCCTTGTTGACCGTTGATGAAAACATCATTGGCCATTTGTTAAAAAAACTAAACGTCAACATCTCTTATTTAGAAAGTGAGGTCGACAAACAGATACAAGCCTATCCAAAAGTAAGTGGCAGCAACGTGTACTTAAGTAGCGATGCAAACACGGTGCTCCAAAAAGCACAGTCGTTTTTAAAGGAATTCAACGATGAATTTATCTCGATTGAACATGTGCTATTGGGTATATTGACCAGCAGTAACAAAGCGGCTTCATTACTAAAAGATCAAGGCGTCAATGAGAAAGATTTAAAATTGGCAATTAAGGAACTGAGGGGAAATAATAGAGTGACCGATCAAAATGCGGAAGCCACCTTCAACGCCCTTAATAAATATGCCCGTAATCTTAACGAATTTGCCGAGTCGGGCAAATTGGATCCCGTAATCGGGCGAGATGAAGAAATTCGTAGAGTGATGCAAATATTGTCAAGGCGCACAAAGAACAACCCCATCTTAGTAGGTGAACCAGGCGTAGGTAAAACTGCTATAGCTGAAGGAATTGCTCACCGAATCATCAAAGGAGATGCACCAGAAAATCTAAAATCGAAGACGGTATTCTCCTTGGATATGGGGGCATTGATTGCCGGTGCTAAATATAAGGGAGAATTTGAAGAGCGCTTAAAAGCCGTAGTGAAAGAGGTGACTGATAGTGATGGTGATATTATTCTATTTATCGACGAAATCCACACATTAGTGGGCGCAGGAGGTGGAGAAGGTGCAATGGATGCTGCCAACATTTTGAAACCAGCATTAGCCCGTGGTGAATTACGAGCGATAGGCGCCACTACACTAAACGAGTATCAAAAATACTTCGAGAAGGATAAAGCGTTAGAGCGTCGTTTTCAAAAGGTAATGGTGGGAGAGCCAGATACCCAAGATGCAATTTCCATCTTACGGGGGTTAAAGGAAAGATACGAAACCCACCACAAGGTCAGGATTTTGGATGAATCAATAATTGCAGCAGTAGAGCTCTCCCAACGGTATATTACAGATCGATTTCTTCCGGATAAAGCGATTGACCTGATTGATGAAGCGGCATCTAAACTGCGCCTGGAAATGGATTCGGTACCCGAGGCTGTGGACGAATTGGAACGTCGCATTATGCAATTGGAGATTGAACGAGAAGCGATCAAAAGAGAACATGACGAAAGAAAAGTGAATGAGCTGTCGGAAACTATTGCTAATCTATCTGTGGAGCGAGACTCGTTAAAAGCAGCTTGGCAGTCAGAAAAGTCATTGGTGGACCGAGTCAATCAAGAAATTGCAAATATCGAGAACTACAAACTGGAAGCAGCGCAGGCCGAACGAGCGGGAGATTACGGTAAGGTTGCCGAACTACGATATGGTAAGATCAAAGAAGCCCAGGATAAAGTAGAGG encodes:
- a CDS encoding FAD:protein FMN transferase, yielding MRFSWITLFFCFIGCSALCAQQPNKVSPERRVIDGRAQGTTYHIVYYSDKQMEKSAIDSILNDIDLSMSIYNNQSLISRFNQSDVQEVDMDVHMKNVIAASFKYHKLSKGQFDITVAPLVQLWGFGPKRISSLPDSIQIQNALKDVGMHQLKVKGRRLIKSNPRVTIDLNGIAQGYSVDVLAAYLMDRGIKSFVVELGGELRIQGVKPDGDSMKVGIERPVMNDGKMSLKQDVITVSSGAITTAGNFEKFLMDKGRKITHHIDPRTGYSYLSNMVSVTVYAPSAMDGDALDNIFMAMSPKEALAFADKRKNVDIYVIYNNQNGEIEEAHTKGFDKLFRVNQNLN
- a CDS encoding Gfo/Idh/MocA family protein; amino-acid sequence: MNNNFQRRDFLKASAAIAGTAALGSMPISDVFAAGSDIIKVALIGCGGRGTGAAFDAFASGQNIKLVAMADAFKDNLDSTYNTLKEKFQDKIDIPESRKYVGFDGYKSAIKDADVVILTTPPGFRPIHFEEAVKQGKHVFMEKPVATDIPGIRRVLAAAAEAKRKKLNVVVGLQRRYQTNYREVIKRIQDGAIGDVVSGQVYWNSGGVWVRPRKPEMTEMEYQMRNWYYFNWLCGDHIVEQHVHNIDIANWVKGAYPVSIQGTGSQAYRKGKDYGEIYDNFAVELTYGDGSVVYSQCRHFEGIANRVDETFQATKGRTYLSAGGQGVIWDANGKEIYRHDAKGNPNPYQQEHKELFEAISKGEYKFDNAEYGAYSTLTGIIGRIACYTGKVIKWDAALESTVDLQPATYAWDAKPKILPNADGLYPEAIPGQNTNLYI
- a CDS encoding formylglycine-generating enzyme family protein — translated: MRILLSLGLLMCASYGSAQTKFEKYTQDVKGTKLNFTMEAIPGGTFKQGSANGKEDEMPVHEVKINPFWMSTFEVTWDLYEPFVYKDYEISNSNDGKVSAEVDAVTRPTKPYLDMTFGMGKEGHPALAMTHYNAIQFCKWLYVRTGVFFRLPTEAEWEYASRAGSTDDYYFGNDAAQLDQYAWYKANSNEQTQKVGLKKPNKWGLYDMLGNVAEWTYDQYDAQFYKQFAGKKADNPVNIPTKLYPHSVRGGAFDSEAKDLRSASRMASDPSWKQLDPQIPKSNWWFPEAPFVGLRLVRPQTVPSHAEIMAYYDKAPIKDF
- a CDS encoding AEC family transporter, encoding MVNFVLIIICMGAGYALRQTKLIHQEAHKGINTWVLYLALPAVSFKYLPHISWGQDMVFPVFSPFIVLLGSIICFRVVGFFKQYTTKTKLTLILVSGFSNTSFVGFPLVASFFGEQYLAIAIICDQATFFLLSTLGVYIAGREGRNSSLAVRVREAGRRLLTFPPFIGCVCALSLPHFIDMKPLDPLFDKLAATVSPLALFSVGLQLTFKGWKEEIQSISLSLLYKLLIAPVLVLGFVFFMKGENAYGVVSIFEMSMPCLVSTSILIDQFKLDSKIANLTIGVSIIIGLLTSTVWFYILQYLFDF
- a CDS encoding acyloxyacyl hydrolase, with the protein product MAQEIQYAGSTDSVSVRKVRNPIVIEIEAENGGILAEKDIRNTTFEDAYYSGFNLRVGWQTQKSKDVYHQLYNYPIYGIGAYTSTFKTNVLGSPYAIYGFILVPIHPKENRRWSYEYRIALGLSGNFKPYDEEKNPLNLVIGSKNNVFIDLGFRAKYKLHEKFDVGIGAAFHHFSNGALRLPNKGVNLLPITASLSYTPNPKNVDFSRVEVPPFESSFLYHINIAGGVKQVDKESDKRYYKSTLGAYMSRHVSYKWRIGAGFDLFYSASGNAVEIAGDEKGKLGSVLSGGPAFYLAHVLNERLVLNGNVGYYLHRNAFNGEIKKVYLRAGARYYVYKNLNMGVSIKAHMGKADYIEWTTGYTFGRKTK
- the clpB gene encoding ATP-dependent chaperone ClpB — translated: MNFNNYTIKAQEAIQKASEIASGNQQQAIEPTHILKALLTVDENIIGHLLKKLNVNISYLESEVDKQIQAYPKVSGSNVYLSSDANTVLQKAQSFLKEFNDEFISIEHVLLGILTSSNKAASLLKDQGVNEKDLKLAIKELRGNNRVTDQNAEATFNALNKYARNLNEFAESGKLDPVIGRDEEIRRVMQILSRRTKNNPILVGEPGVGKTAIAEGIAHRIIKGDAPENLKSKTVFSLDMGALIAGAKYKGEFEERLKAVVKEVTDSDGDIILFIDEIHTLVGAGGGEGAMDAANILKPALARGELRAIGATTLNEYQKYFEKDKALERRFQKVMVGEPDTQDAISILRGLKERYETHHKVRILDESIIAAVELSQRYITDRFLPDKAIDLIDEAASKLRLEMDSVPEAVDELERRIMQLEIEREAIKREHDERKVNELSETIANLSVERDSLKAAWQSEKSLVDRVNQEIANIENYKLEAAQAERAGDYGKVAELRYGKIKEAQDKVEVLKTELAEKQASSRMLKEEVTSEDIADVVSRWTGIPVNKMVQSEREKLLTLEEELHKRVAGQHEAIEAISDAIRRSRAGLSDAKRPIGSFIFLGTTGVGKTELAKALAEFLFDDEQAMIRIDMSEYQERHAVSRLIGAPPGYVGYDEGGQLTEAVRRRPYSVVLLDEIEKAHPDVFNILLQVLDDGHLTDNKGRVVNFKNTIIIMTSNTGSHIIQENFSSLNDENREEVIARTRSEVFDLLQKSIRPEFLNRIDEVIMFTPLSREEIGDIVRLQFNKVRHQLAEQNIFISATDEALDWLAQLGYDPTYGARPLKRVIQKRILNELSKEILSGRVARDTVIQLDVFDGQFVFLNKDNLEQGK